One segment of Setaria viridis chromosome 4, Setaria_viridis_v4.0, whole genome shotgun sequence DNA contains the following:
- the LOC140222499 gene encoding cryptochrome-1 isoform X1: MSRSEKTVVWFRRDLRIDDNPALATAAKEGSVLPLFIWCPADYKQYYPGRCSRWWLKQSLGHLRKSLESLGCPLILIHAEDSTLAALLESVHSTGATRVVYNRLYDPISLVHDDKIKNELSALGISVQSFNGDLLYEPWEVYDENGQAFTTFNMYWEKCMNLPLDISQPLAPVRLVPVPGIDNVRGCSIDDLGLESSKDEESSNALLSRAWSPGWCNAENTLQEFVSYGLLEYSKHGMKVGGTTTSLLSPYLHFGELSVRKVYQLVKMHQVKCENEGKSEAEESVQLFLRSIGFREYSRYLCFNFPFTHERSLLGNLKHYPWRSDEDRFKSWRQGMTGYPLVDAGMRELWATGWTHNRIRVIVSSFAVKFLQIPWIWGMKYFWDVLLDADLESDILGWQYISGSLPDGHELSRLDNPEVQGQKYDPDGEYIRTWIPELARMPTEWIHCPWDAPSSILEVAGVELSFNYPKPIVELHMARECLDDAISTMWQLDTAAKLAELDGEVVEDNMNNIRSFDIPKVVLKKELSPSTSSIYQRMPSSSGQKKKLQPMEVTNASNMEDTGSTAKSQVSRKRSSGDSAFNVPSCSSSLIMHSRIPDPDSCFVLYSDYLQQKAERNGAGKVEDNDSEDSGTSISRPSKRAA; this comes from the exons ATGTCCAGGTCAGAGAAGACCGTTGTTTGGTTCAGGAGAGACCTCAGAATTGACGACAACCCGGCTTTGGCCACCGCGGCGAAGGAGGGCTCTGTCCTCCCTCTCTTTATATGGTGCCCGGCTGACTACAAGCAGTATTACCCGGGAAGGTGCTCTAGGTGGTGGCTCAAGCAGTCACTTGGCCACCTCCGGAAGTCGCTGGAGTCACTTGGGTGCCCGCTCATCCTGATCCATGCTGAGGATAGCACTCTTGCAGCTCTTTTGGAGAGCGTTCATTCCACCGGTGCCACTAGAGTGGTTTATAATCGTCTTTATG ACCCTATTTCACTTGTGCATGATGACAAAATCAAGAATGAGCTTTCAGCCCTTGGAATTTCTGTCCAAAGTTTCAATGGTGATCTACTTTATGAGCCATGGGAAGTTTATGATGAGAATGGGCAGGCATTCACAACCTTTAACATGTACTGGGAGAAATGCATGAACCTGCCACTTGACATATCGCAACCTCTTGCACCTGTGAGGCTGGTCCCGGTGCCAG GTATAGACAATGTTCGTGGTTGTTCCATTGATGATCTAGGTCTTGAATCTAGTAAGGATGAGGAATCAAGCAATGCTTTGCTAAGCAGGGCATGGTCTCCTGGCTGGTGCAATGCAGAGAATACGCTTCAGGAATTTGTGTCTTACGGTCTCCTGGAATATTCAAAACATGGTATGAAGGTTGGGGGAACTACAACATCATTGTTGTCACCATATCTCCATTTCGGTGAGTTGAGTGTAAGGAAGGTTTATCAACTCGTTAAAATGCATCAAGTCAAGTGCgaaaatgaaggaaaatctGAAGCTGAGGAGAGTGTTCAATTGTTCTTACGATCAATTGGTTTTCGGGAATATTCACGTTACTTGTGTTTTAACTTCCCTTTCACACACGAAAGATCATTGCTGGGTAACTTGAAGCATTATCCCTGGAGATCGGATGAGGACCGCTTCAAATCTTGGAGACAGGGAATGACCGGATACCCCTTAGTAGATGCTGGCATGAGGGAACTCTGGGCTACTGGTTGGACACATAATAGGATAAGAGTGATAGTCTCAAGTTTTGCTGTAAAATTTCTACAAATACCATGGATTTGGGGGATGAAGTACTTTTGGGACGTGCTTTTGGATGCGGACCTAGAAAGTGATATTCTTGGTTGGCAGTACATATCTGGGAGTTTGCCTGATGGCCATGAGCTCAGCCGTCTTGATAATCCAGAG GTTCAGGGTCAAAAGTACGATCCAGATGGTGAATATATAAGAACTTGGATTCCTGAACTTGCTAGAATGCCAACAGAATGGATCCATTGCCCATGGGATGCACCTAGCTCTATACTAGAAGTTGCTGGAGTTGAGTTGAGCTTTAACTACCCGAAGCCCATAGTAGAACTTCATATGGCGCGGGAGTGCTTAGATGATGCCATCTCCACAATGTGGCAATTGGACACAGCTGCAAAACTTGCTGAACTAGATGGCGAGGTTGTGGAAGACAATATGAATAATATCAGGAGTTTTGACATCCCAAAGGTTGTATTGAAAAAGGAACTATCTCCAAGCACTTCGTCCATCTATCAAAGGATGCCATCTAGTAGTGGCCagaagaaaaagttacaacctATGGAAGTGACGAATGCCTCAAACATGGAAGACACAGGCTCTACAGCTAAATCACAAGTGTCAAGGAAAAGATCTAGCGGTGATAGTGCATTCAATGTTCCCTCGTGTTCATCTTCATTAATCATGCATTCACGGATTCCTGATCCTGAcagttgttttgttttgtattCAGACTACCTCCAGCAAAAAGCAGAAAGAAATGGAGCTGGTAAG GTTGAAGATAATGACAGTGAAGATAGTGGTACGAGTATCTCTAGGCCATCCAAAAGAGCTGCTTAG
- the LOC140222499 gene encoding cryptochrome-1 isoform X2 yields MSRSEKTVVWFRRDLRIDDNPALATAAKEGSVLPLFIWCPADYKQYYPGRCSRWWLKQSLGHLRKSLESLGCPLILIHAEDSTLAALLESVHSTGATRVVYNRLYDPISLVHDDKIKNELSALGISVQSFNGDLLYEPWEVYDENGQAFTTFNMYWEKCMNLPLDISQPLAPVRLVPVPGIDNVRGCSIDDLGLESSKDEESSNALLSRAWSPGWCNAENTLQEFVSYGLLEYSKHGMKVGGTTTSLLSPYLHFGELSVRKVYQLVKMHQVKCENEGKSEAEESVQLFLRSIGFREYSRYLCFNFPFTHERSLLGNLKHYPWRSDEDRFKSWRQGMTGYPLVDAGMRELWATGWTHNRIRVIVSSFAVKFLQIPWIWGMKYFWDVLLDADLESDILGWQYISGSLPDGHELSRLDNPEGQKYDPDGEYIRTWIPELARMPTEWIHCPWDAPSSILEVAGVELSFNYPKPIVELHMARECLDDAISTMWQLDTAAKLAELDGEVVEDNMNNIRSFDIPKVVLKKELSPSTSSIYQRMPSSSGQKKKLQPMEVTNASNMEDTGSTAKSQVSRKRSSGDSAFNVPSCSSSLIMHSRIPDPDSCFVLYSDYLQQKAERNGAGKVEDNDSEDSGTSISRPSKRAA; encoded by the exons ATGTCCAGGTCAGAGAAGACCGTTGTTTGGTTCAGGAGAGACCTCAGAATTGACGACAACCCGGCTTTGGCCACCGCGGCGAAGGAGGGCTCTGTCCTCCCTCTCTTTATATGGTGCCCGGCTGACTACAAGCAGTATTACCCGGGAAGGTGCTCTAGGTGGTGGCTCAAGCAGTCACTTGGCCACCTCCGGAAGTCGCTGGAGTCACTTGGGTGCCCGCTCATCCTGATCCATGCTGAGGATAGCACTCTTGCAGCTCTTTTGGAGAGCGTTCATTCCACCGGTGCCACTAGAGTGGTTTATAATCGTCTTTATG ACCCTATTTCACTTGTGCATGATGACAAAATCAAGAATGAGCTTTCAGCCCTTGGAATTTCTGTCCAAAGTTTCAATGGTGATCTACTTTATGAGCCATGGGAAGTTTATGATGAGAATGGGCAGGCATTCACAACCTTTAACATGTACTGGGAGAAATGCATGAACCTGCCACTTGACATATCGCAACCTCTTGCACCTGTGAGGCTGGTCCCGGTGCCAG GTATAGACAATGTTCGTGGTTGTTCCATTGATGATCTAGGTCTTGAATCTAGTAAGGATGAGGAATCAAGCAATGCTTTGCTAAGCAGGGCATGGTCTCCTGGCTGGTGCAATGCAGAGAATACGCTTCAGGAATTTGTGTCTTACGGTCTCCTGGAATATTCAAAACATGGTATGAAGGTTGGGGGAACTACAACATCATTGTTGTCACCATATCTCCATTTCGGTGAGTTGAGTGTAAGGAAGGTTTATCAACTCGTTAAAATGCATCAAGTCAAGTGCgaaaatgaaggaaaatctGAAGCTGAGGAGAGTGTTCAATTGTTCTTACGATCAATTGGTTTTCGGGAATATTCACGTTACTTGTGTTTTAACTTCCCTTTCACACACGAAAGATCATTGCTGGGTAACTTGAAGCATTATCCCTGGAGATCGGATGAGGACCGCTTCAAATCTTGGAGACAGGGAATGACCGGATACCCCTTAGTAGATGCTGGCATGAGGGAACTCTGGGCTACTGGTTGGACACATAATAGGATAAGAGTGATAGTCTCAAGTTTTGCTGTAAAATTTCTACAAATACCATGGATTTGGGGGATGAAGTACTTTTGGGACGTGCTTTTGGATGCGGACCTAGAAAGTGATATTCTTGGTTGGCAGTACATATCTGGGAGTTTGCCTGATGGCCATGAGCTCAGCCGTCTTGATAATCCAGAG GGTCAAAAGTACGATCCAGATGGTGAATATATAAGAACTTGGATTCCTGAACTTGCTAGAATGCCAACAGAATGGATCCATTGCCCATGGGATGCACCTAGCTCTATACTAGAAGTTGCTGGAGTTGAGTTGAGCTTTAACTACCCGAAGCCCATAGTAGAACTTCATATGGCGCGGGAGTGCTTAGATGATGCCATCTCCACAATGTGGCAATTGGACACAGCTGCAAAACTTGCTGAACTAGATGGCGAGGTTGTGGAAGACAATATGAATAATATCAGGAGTTTTGACATCCCAAAGGTTGTATTGAAAAAGGAACTATCTCCAAGCACTTCGTCCATCTATCAAAGGATGCCATCTAGTAGTGGCCagaagaaaaagttacaacctATGGAAGTGACGAATGCCTCAAACATGGAAGACACAGGCTCTACAGCTAAATCACAAGTGTCAAGGAAAAGATCTAGCGGTGATAGTGCATTCAATGTTCCCTCGTGTTCATCTTCATTAATCATGCATTCACGGATTCCTGATCCTGAcagttgttttgttttgtattCAGACTACCTCCAGCAAAAAGCAGAAAGAAATGGAGCTGGTAAG GTTGAAGATAATGACAGTGAAGATAGTGGTACGAGTATCTCTAGGCCATCCAAAAGAGCTGCTTAG
- the LOC140222499 gene encoding cryptochrome-1 isoform X3, producing MSRSEKTVVWFRRDLRIDDNPALATAAKEGSVLPLFIWCPADYKQYYPGRCSRWWLKQSLGHLRKSLESLGCPLILIHAEDSTLAALLESVHSTGATRVVYNRLYDPISLVHDDKIKNELSALGISVQSFNGDLLYEPWEVYDENGQAFTTFNMYWEKCMNLPLDISQPLAPVRLVPVPGIDNVRGCSIDDLGLESSKDEESSNALLSRAWSPGWCNAENTLQEFVSYGLLEYSKHGMKVGGTTTSLLSPYLHFGELSVRKVYQLVKMHQVKCENEGKSEAEESVQLFLRSIGFREYSRYLCFNFPFTHERSLLGNLKHYPWRSDEDRFKSWRQGMTGYPLVDAGMRELWATGWTHNRIRVIVSSFAVKFLQIPWIWGMKYFWDVLLDADLESDILGWQYISGSLPDGHELSRLDNPEVQGQKYDPDGEYIRTWIPELARMPTEWIHCPWDAPSSILEVAGVELSFNYPKPIVELHMARECLDDAISTMWQLDTAAKLAELDGEVVEDNMNNIRSFDIPKVVLKKELSPSTSSIYQRMPSSSGQKKKLQPMEVTNASNMEDTGSTAKSQVSRKRSSDYLQQKAERNGAGKVEDNDSEDSGTSISRPSKRAA from the exons ATGTCCAGGTCAGAGAAGACCGTTGTTTGGTTCAGGAGAGACCTCAGAATTGACGACAACCCGGCTTTGGCCACCGCGGCGAAGGAGGGCTCTGTCCTCCCTCTCTTTATATGGTGCCCGGCTGACTACAAGCAGTATTACCCGGGAAGGTGCTCTAGGTGGTGGCTCAAGCAGTCACTTGGCCACCTCCGGAAGTCGCTGGAGTCACTTGGGTGCCCGCTCATCCTGATCCATGCTGAGGATAGCACTCTTGCAGCTCTTTTGGAGAGCGTTCATTCCACCGGTGCCACTAGAGTGGTTTATAATCGTCTTTATG ACCCTATTTCACTTGTGCATGATGACAAAATCAAGAATGAGCTTTCAGCCCTTGGAATTTCTGTCCAAAGTTTCAATGGTGATCTACTTTATGAGCCATGGGAAGTTTATGATGAGAATGGGCAGGCATTCACAACCTTTAACATGTACTGGGAGAAATGCATGAACCTGCCACTTGACATATCGCAACCTCTTGCACCTGTGAGGCTGGTCCCGGTGCCAG GTATAGACAATGTTCGTGGTTGTTCCATTGATGATCTAGGTCTTGAATCTAGTAAGGATGAGGAATCAAGCAATGCTTTGCTAAGCAGGGCATGGTCTCCTGGCTGGTGCAATGCAGAGAATACGCTTCAGGAATTTGTGTCTTACGGTCTCCTGGAATATTCAAAACATGGTATGAAGGTTGGGGGAACTACAACATCATTGTTGTCACCATATCTCCATTTCGGTGAGTTGAGTGTAAGGAAGGTTTATCAACTCGTTAAAATGCATCAAGTCAAGTGCgaaaatgaaggaaaatctGAAGCTGAGGAGAGTGTTCAATTGTTCTTACGATCAATTGGTTTTCGGGAATATTCACGTTACTTGTGTTTTAACTTCCCTTTCACACACGAAAGATCATTGCTGGGTAACTTGAAGCATTATCCCTGGAGATCGGATGAGGACCGCTTCAAATCTTGGAGACAGGGAATGACCGGATACCCCTTAGTAGATGCTGGCATGAGGGAACTCTGGGCTACTGGTTGGACACATAATAGGATAAGAGTGATAGTCTCAAGTTTTGCTGTAAAATTTCTACAAATACCATGGATTTGGGGGATGAAGTACTTTTGGGACGTGCTTTTGGATGCGGACCTAGAAAGTGATATTCTTGGTTGGCAGTACATATCTGGGAGTTTGCCTGATGGCCATGAGCTCAGCCGTCTTGATAATCCAGAG GTTCAGGGTCAAAAGTACGATCCAGATGGTGAATATATAAGAACTTGGATTCCTGAACTTGCTAGAATGCCAACAGAATGGATCCATTGCCCATGGGATGCACCTAGCTCTATACTAGAAGTTGCTGGAGTTGAGTTGAGCTTTAACTACCCGAAGCCCATAGTAGAACTTCATATGGCGCGGGAGTGCTTAGATGATGCCATCTCCACAATGTGGCAATTGGACACAGCTGCAAAACTTGCTGAACTAGATGGCGAGGTTGTGGAAGACAATATGAATAATATCAGGAGTTTTGACATCCCAAAGGTTGTATTGAAAAAGGAACTATCTCCAAGCACTTCGTCCATCTATCAAAGGATGCCATCTAGTAGTGGCCagaagaaaaagttacaacctATGGAAGTGACGAATGCCTCAAACATGGAAGACACAGGCTCTACAGCTAAATCACAAGTGTCAAGGAAAAGATCTAGCG ACTACCTCCAGCAAAAAGCAGAAAGAAATGGAGCTGGTAAG GTTGAAGATAATGACAGTGAAGATAGTGGTACGAGTATCTCTAGGCCATCCAAAAGAGCTGCTTAG